From a single Glycine soja cultivar W05 chromosome 19, ASM419377v2, whole genome shotgun sequence genomic region:
- the LOC114400194 gene encoding uncharacterized protein LOC114400194 isoform X1, which yields MAASGGCSSSFLTLSCAGAAQNQHASHPRTFFGVPHKNQRKRKTPHRLVVVAVTQGSAESSKSDEKIPSWAKPDSDEPPPWVRDEPNNKNSNNSQQEEEFEIPFYAYLLASAITAIAAIGSIFEYVNQRPVFGVLSSDSVFYAPLLGFFVFTGIPSSVIIEKFKVKLMKSIQHFRTSYSSLLIMS from the exons aTGGCAGCGAGTGGGGGTTGCAGCAGCAGCTTCTTAACATTGTCTTGTGCAGGTGCGGCGCAAAATCAACACGCGTCACACCCTAGAACGTTTTTTGGAGTTCCTCACAAGAATCAGAGAAAGAGGAAAACACCGCATAGGTTAGTTGTGGTTGCGGTGACTCAAGGCTCTGCTGAATCAAGCAAGTCCGACGAAAAAATCCCTTCGTGGGCCAAACCGGACTCCGATGAACCACCGCCATGGGTCCGGGATGAGCCCAACAACAAAAACAGCAACAATTCGcaacaagaagaagaatttGAGATCCCCTTCTATGCTTATTTGCTTGCCTCTGCCATCACTGCAATTGCCGCT ATAGGTTCCATTTTCGAATATGTGAACCAAAGGCCGGTCTTCGGAGTATTAAGCTCCGACAGCGTGTTTTATGCTCCCTTGCTTGGTTTCTTTGTCTTCACCGGCATTCCCTCCTCGGTAATTATTGAGAAGTTCAAAGTGAAGTTAATGAAATCAATTCAGCATTTTCGAACTAGTTATAGTAGCTTGTTGATTATGTCTTAA
- the LOC114400194 gene encoding uncharacterized protein LOC114400194 isoform X2 translates to MAASGGCSSSFLTLSCAGAAQNQHASHPRTFFGVPHKNQRKRKTPHRLVVVAVTQGSAESSKSDEKIPSWAKPDSDEPPPWVRDEPNNKNSNNSQQEEEFEIPFYAYLLASAITAIAAIGSIFEYVNQRPVFGVLSSDSVFYAPLLGFFVFTGIPSSAFLWFKSVQAANKEAEEQDKKDGYL, encoded by the exons aTGGCAGCGAGTGGGGGTTGCAGCAGCAGCTTCTTAACATTGTCTTGTGCAGGTGCGGCGCAAAATCAACACGCGTCACACCCTAGAACGTTTTTTGGAGTTCCTCACAAGAATCAGAGAAAGAGGAAAACACCGCATAGGTTAGTTGTGGTTGCGGTGACTCAAGGCTCTGCTGAATCAAGCAAGTCCGACGAAAAAATCCCTTCGTGGGCCAAACCGGACTCCGATGAACCACCGCCATGGGTCCGGGATGAGCCCAACAACAAAAACAGCAACAATTCGcaacaagaagaagaatttGAGATCCCCTTCTATGCTTATTTGCTTGCCTCTGCCATCACTGCAATTGCCGCT ATAGGTTCCATTTTCGAATATGTGAACCAAAGGCCGGTCTTCGGAGTATTAAGCTCCGACAGCGTGTTTTATGCTCCCTTGCTTGGTTTCTTTGTCTTCACCGGCATTCCCTCCTCG GCTTTTCTGTGGTTCAAGTCTGTTCAAGCTGCTAACAAGGAAGCGGAGGAACAAGACAAGAAGGATGGTTATTTATAG